The Oceanispirochaeta sp. M1 genome includes a window with the following:
- a CDS encoding ABC transporter ATP-binding protein, giving the protein MKQGKQEIKQIPGGGHRGPSSHFQKVIEKPKDTKQTILRLWAYLKAFKFQLTLTLGLVLISTILNIINPYLMKIALDDYIISSYNRPALLHLVMIMIAIYLIASVISLFQQWMMVTVTQKAIRNLRADVFRQFQNLPVRFFDSRSSGDLMSRISNDIENISNTISSSFIELFSGVLSIAAVTVIMISINWQLALICLSILPLVMLLTRKLAKHTRKGFREQQKHLGTLNGIIEESISGQRVVQAFVKENEYINNFSDINVKLQKASRNANISAGFMGPIMNMMNNLNYAVTAFSGGVLATFGLVSIGTIAAFLTYTKQFSRPLNQMAQLYNTIQSAIAGAERVFEILDEKSEIEEAVDAQPLADKEGIIHGRVEIKDLHFRYKKDIPILKGISINANAGQTIAIVGPTGAGKTTIVNLLTRFYDYQSGSIKIDGKEIRTLKKDELRKSLGIVLQDTFLFSGTIKENIRYGKLEADDDEIMNAAKLANAHQFIHRMPLGYNSEVFEGGSKLSEGQKQLLAIARAILSDPAILILDEATSSVDTRTEIHIQEAMLKLMEGRTSFVIAHRLSTIKNADLILVMKEGMIVEQGTHHQLIENKGDYFEMHNNRFSSELQGAK; this is encoded by the coding sequence ATGAAACAGGGTAAACAGGAAATAAAACAGATCCCCGGAGGCGGACATCGTGGACCGTCCTCTCATTTTCAAAAAGTCATTGAAAAGCCAAAAGATACAAAACAGACTATCCTGCGTTTATGGGCATACCTGAAGGCTTTTAAATTCCAATTGACTCTGACACTCGGCCTGGTTCTAATCTCCACAATTTTGAATATTATCAATCCTTACCTGATGAAGATTGCATTGGATGATTATATAATCAGCTCCTATAATAGGCCGGCACTCCTTCATCTTGTCATGATTATGATAGCTATCTACCTGATTGCTTCAGTCATTTCACTCTTCCAGCAATGGATGATGGTGACTGTTACTCAAAAGGCAATCAGGAACCTGAGAGCCGATGTATTCAGACAGTTCCAGAACCTCCCGGTCCGCTTCTTTGACAGTAGAAGCTCCGGAGACCTTATGAGCCGTATAAGTAATGATATTGAGAATATCAGCAATACTATTTCAAGCAGTTTTATTGAGTTGTTCTCAGGTGTCCTGAGCATAGCGGCCGTTACTGTAATCATGATCAGTATCAACTGGCAGCTGGCCCTGATCTGTCTGTCTATCCTCCCTCTTGTCATGCTGTTAACCAGGAAGCTGGCAAAACATACAAGAAAAGGGTTTCGGGAACAACAAAAACATCTGGGAACACTGAACGGAATCATTGAAGAGAGTATTTCCGGACAGCGTGTTGTTCAGGCATTCGTCAAGGAGAATGAGTATATAAACAACTTCTCTGATATCAATGTAAAACTTCAGAAGGCATCTAGAAATGCCAATATCTCAGCAGGTTTCATGGGCCCTATCATGAACATGATGAATAACCTGAATTATGCTGTTACCGCATTCTCAGGAGGTGTTCTGGCCACTTTCGGTCTGGTCTCGATAGGTACAATAGCAGCTTTTCTGACCTATACAAAACAGTTCTCCAGACCTCTGAATCAGATGGCTCAATTATACAATACAATTCAATCCGCGATTGCCGGAGCAGAACGGGTATTTGAGATACTGGATGAAAAATCTGAAATTGAAGAGGCCGTTGATGCCCAACCTTTAGCTGACAAAGAGGGAATCATCCATGGAAGAGTCGAAATTAAAGACCTTCATTTCAGGTACAAAAAGGATATTCCCATCCTGAAGGGGATCTCAATCAATGCAAATGCCGGACAGACCATTGCCATTGTCGGTCCAACGGGAGCCGGAAAAACAACCATAGTCAACCTGCTGACCCGTTTCTACGATTATCAGAGCGGTTCTATAAAGATTGACGGAAAAGAGATCAGAACTTTGAAAAAAGATGAACTGAGAAAATCCCTGGGAATTGTACTGCAGGATACCTTCCTCTTTTCCGGAACAATAAAAGAAAACATCCGATACGGTAAACTTGAGGCAGATGACGATGAAATCATGAATGCAGCGAAACTGGCAAATGCACACCAGTTTATCCACCGCATGCCTCTGGGATATAACAGTGAAGTATTCGAAGGGGGTTCCAAGCTTAGTGAGGGGCAGAAACAGCTGTTGGCCATTGCCCGGGCAATCCTTTCAGATCCGGCAATTCTTATACTGGACGAAGCTACATCCAGTGTAGATACAAGGACAGAGATCCATATTCAGGAAGCTATGCTCAAACTCATGGAAGGAAGAACCAGTTTTGTCATAGCCCACAGGCTCAGCACAATTAAAAATGCCGATCTTATACTTGTTATGAAAGAAGGAATGATTGTCGAACAGGGGACTCATCATCAACTGATAGAAAATAAAGGGGATTACTTTGAAATGCACAACAACCGATTCAGCAGTGAACTGCAGGGTGCAAAATAG
- a CDS encoding MarR family winged helix-turn-helix transcriptional regulator has protein sequence MKSLENSFTETAHAYHRYLHSRFGSIGLHRGQPRLMSRLWEEDGISQKVLAKRMNITAATLTRMVQSLEHGGFISRKKDALDQRVTRIFLTEKGENCREEMESIFKNIEESVFGDFTKKEMERFELILLKIRTKLYREMDDETDIQIS, from the coding sequence ATGAAATCACTTGAAAATTCTTTTACTGAAACGGCACATGCCTACCACCGCTATCTCCATTCCCGCTTTGGCAGCATCGGGCTCCACAGAGGACAACCAAGACTTATGAGCAGATTATGGGAAGAAGACGGCATCTCTCAAAAAGTTCTGGCAAAGAGAATGAATATCACAGCTGCGACCCTTACACGGATGGTTCAGAGTCTTGAACACGGCGGCTTTATCAGCAGAAAAAAAGATGCCCTGGATCAGAGAGTGACCCGGATATTCCTGACCGAAAAGGGAGAGAACTGCCGCGAAGAGATGGAGTCAATCTTTAAGAATATCGAAGAGAGTGTATTTGGTGATTTCACAAAGAAAGAGATGGAAAGATTTGAATTAATACTCCTGAAAATCAGAACAAAACTTTACAGGGAGATGGATGATGAAACTGATATTCAGATATCTTAA
- a CDS encoding FAD-binding protein: protein MRNSPRPSESWPLELDGREVLLPVKYCHTLVVGSGAASLCCAERLHAQGVEDVLILTDNFMGGTSRNTGSDKQTYYKLADAGITPDSPYDMAKALSFGGCMHGDIALVEAQNSLNSFYHLVSLGVNFPHNPFGGYTGYKTDHDPLTRGVSLGPYTSKAMTEALAAEVERRDIPVLDQKEVLLVLTEDERAVGVLALDKRRVHEENFGLEIYLSENTVLGVGGPGGLFETSVYPPMHRGGIGMALEAGAEAVNLTESQFGMASLKFRWNLSGSYQQVIPCFYSTDKEGGDRQYFLNDYFESIQALCKAIFLKGYQWPFDPQKIQNGGSSLIDLLVYIEGITKGRRVFMDYRINPEGMAESFSLKRQDSLVSDYLDSSAVDGTTPFRRLQQINAPAVQLYKDHGIDLESEALEIAVCAQHNNGGLAGDIWWESTNIKRLFPIGEVNGSHGIYRPGGSALNSGQVGALRASAKIAGYYGAEYSNKYDEELKKSILTRVAEWYEIIHSLLEPGDGPDVFSYRKEFQHRMTRCAGFIRSLDAVHKAEIEAGTQLEDFTNQTLKNREQIPYALKNRQLAQAQMFYLAAVRAYLEEGGGSRGSFLVLDKGGLESHPLLGESWSFKEEKKELRESLQTLKMDVSGNIGSDRTPCRALPSEEFWFETMWKDYREKRIFSDDHKSDKEGNEK from the coding sequence ATGAGAAACTCTCCTCGCCCTTCTGAATCCTGGCCCCTCGAATTGGATGGCAGGGAAGTCCTACTTCCTGTTAAGTATTGTCATACTCTGGTTGTGGGCAGCGGTGCCGCCTCTCTCTGCTGTGCCGAAAGGCTTCATGCCCAGGGAGTGGAGGATGTGCTGATCCTTACGGATAACTTTATGGGAGGAACTTCAAGAAATACGGGCTCTGATAAACAGACATATTATAAGCTGGCCGATGCGGGAATCACTCCTGATTCCCCCTATGATATGGCGAAAGCTCTCTCCTTCGGGGGCTGTATGCATGGTGATATCGCCCTCGTTGAGGCTCAGAATTCACTGAACAGTTTTTACCACCTGGTCTCCCTGGGAGTGAACTTTCCCCACAATCCCTTTGGCGGTTATACCGGTTATAAGACCGATCATGATCCTCTTACCCGGGGAGTCTCTCTGGGACCCTATACCTCAAAGGCCATGACCGAGGCTCTGGCTGCTGAAGTGGAACGGAGGGATATTCCGGTCCTCGATCAGAAAGAGGTCCTTCTTGTTCTTACAGAAGATGAGAGGGCCGTGGGAGTACTGGCTCTTGATAAACGCAGAGTTCATGAGGAAAACTTCGGCCTGGAGATATATCTTTCTGAGAATACAGTCCTTGGGGTCGGTGGACCGGGTGGTCTGTTTGAAACGTCTGTGTATCCTCCCATGCATCGCGGAGGAATCGGCATGGCTCTGGAAGCCGGCGCCGAAGCTGTCAATCTGACTGAATCCCAGTTCGGTATGGCATCGTTAAAATTCCGATGGAACCTGTCAGGCAGTTATCAGCAGGTTATTCCCTGTTTTTACTCCACTGATAAAGAGGGGGGAGACAGACAGTATTTTTTAAACGATTATTTTGAATCTATCCAGGCCCTGTGTAAAGCCATATTCTTAAAGGGATATCAGTGGCCCTTTGATCCACAGAAAATTCAGAACGGCGGCTCCTCTCTGATTGATCTCCTTGTTTATATTGAGGGAATTACTAAAGGTCGCAGAGTCTTTATGGATTACCGGATAAATCCTGAGGGGATGGCAGAATCCTTCTCTCTGAAGAGACAGGATTCTTTGGTTTCTGATTATCTGGACTCTTCAGCTGTGGATGGTACAACTCCTTTCAGACGTTTACAGCAGATTAATGCACCTGCTGTTCAGCTCTATAAGGATCATGGTATCGACCTTGAATCTGAAGCCCTGGAGATAGCCGTATGTGCCCAGCATAATAATGGAGGCCTTGCGGGAGATATCTGGTGGGAGTCCACTAATATCAAAAGGCTTTTTCCCATCGGAGAGGTAAACGGCAGTCACGGGATTTACCGCCCCGGAGGGTCTGCTTTGAACTCGGGACAGGTAGGAGCCCTGCGGGCTTCTGCAAAGATTGCCGGCTACTATGGAGCCGAATATTCTAATAAATATGATGAAGAGTTGAAAAAATCCATTCTGACCAGGGTAGCTGAGTGGTATGAGATTATCCATTCACTTCTTGAGCCCGGTGATGGCCCCGATGTCTTTTCCTACAGGAAGGAATTCCAACACAGGATGACCCGATGTGCCGGATTTATCCGATCTTTGGATGCTGTCCATAAAGCTGAAATAGAAGCCGGAACACAGCTTGAAGACTTTACAAACCAGACTCTTAAAAATCGTGAACAGATTCCCTATGCATTAAAAAACAGACAGCTTGCACAGGCTCAGATGTTCTATCTTGCTGCTGTCCGGGCTTATCTTGAAGAGGGAGGGGGCAGCCGAGGTTCCTTTCTTGTACTGGATAAAGGGGGACTGGAGTCTCATCCCTTATTGGGTGAGTCCTGGAGTTTCAAAGAAGAGAAGAAGGAACTCCGTGAATCATTACAGACCCTGAAAATGGATGTTTCCGGGAATATCGGCTCAGACAGAACCCCCTGCCGGGCTCTCCCTTCTGAGGAATTCTGGTTTGAAACCATGTGGAAGGATTACAGGGAAAAGAGAATCTTTTCAGATGATCATAAGAGTGACAAAGAAGGAAATGAAAAATAA
- a CDS encoding ABC transporter ATP-binding protein, with protein MKLIFRYLKRHWGFALAAPLLMMIEVFMDLLLPTIMARIIDEGIAGGNMELVLSLGLRMILVTLIAALGGIGCGTTSSFAASSLGAELRMDLYSKIQRFSYRNLDRLETGNLITRLTSDVTQIENSSRMMLRIMVRAPLQIIGSLVMALLISPSLSLSLAVLIPLLLLSLGMIIKKAYPLYYQLQSRMDNVNTRLQENFLGKRLVKAFVREKFEEEKFAAANNDLVEVTIKAGKTVAFMHPVMQLILNGGIVSALWLGARYIDSGVLKIGQLLAFLNYLRQLLASLMMFSHMLMQFSRALASSKRVEEVLDEPPVIKDNGTPVQHSLNKGTLEFKNVSFSYDGENEESEVLTNISFTIKEGTTAAILGATGSGKTSLVNLVPRFYDITEGNIFIDDRNIKDYGLESLRKSIAVSPQKTTLFAGSIRQNILFHYPEDEQENLDQLMIKSAKTANIHDFISGLPERYETKINQRGVNLSGGQKQRISIARALAKKAAILILDDSTSAVDMTTERKIQEALQLDDATKIIISQRINSVINADTILVLEDGKLNGIGTHSELLESNEIYRDIYTSQTEHPEEQGLVKA; from the coding sequence ATGAAACTGATATTCAGATATCTTAAGAGACATTGGGGCTTTGCACTGGCCGCCCCGTTGTTGATGATGATTGAAGTTTTTATGGACCTCCTGCTCCCTACCATCATGGCCAGAATTATTGATGAGGGAATTGCCGGAGGAAATATGGAGCTTGTGCTGAGTCTTGGCCTCCGGATGATTCTGGTTACTTTAATTGCTGCTTTAGGCGGTATCGGCTGCGGTACAACATCCAGCTTTGCGGCAAGCAGTCTGGGGGCAGAGCTGCGTATGGATCTGTACTCAAAGATTCAGCGATTCTCCTACAGAAACCTGGATCGCCTTGAAACAGGGAATCTTATTACAAGACTGACAAGTGATGTTACACAGATAGAAAATTCCTCCCGTATGATGCTGAGAATAATGGTCAGGGCACCTCTGCAGATAATCGGCTCCCTTGTGATGGCCCTGCTTATAAGTCCTTCCCTGTCCCTGTCACTGGCAGTACTGATTCCCCTGCTGCTCCTATCCCTGGGAATGATTATTAAAAAGGCTTACCCCCTCTATTATCAGCTTCAGTCCAGAATGGATAATGTAAATACAAGACTGCAGGAAAACTTCCTGGGGAAAAGACTGGTAAAAGCATTTGTCAGAGAAAAATTTGAAGAAGAAAAATTCGCAGCAGCCAATAATGATCTGGTCGAGGTCACCATTAAAGCCGGTAAAACCGTAGCATTCATGCATCCTGTGATGCAGCTGATATTAAATGGTGGTATTGTGTCCGCACTCTGGCTGGGTGCCCGGTATATTGACAGCGGAGTCCTGAAAATCGGGCAGCTCCTGGCCTTTCTCAACTATCTTAGACAACTCCTGGCATCATTGATGATGTTCAGCCATATGCTGATGCAGTTTTCACGTGCACTGGCATCCAGTAAAAGAGTGGAGGAAGTTCTGGATGAGCCCCCTGTCATCAAAGACAACGGGACTCCAGTACAGCATTCCCTGAATAAAGGAACTCTTGAATTCAAAAATGTCAGTTTTTCCTATGATGGAGAAAATGAAGAATCCGAGGTTCTGACAAATATCTCATTTACCATCAAAGAAGGGACAACCGCAGCCATTCTGGGGGCTACGGGATCGGGTAAAACAAGCCTTGTAAATCTGGTTCCACGATTCTATGACATTACTGAAGGAAACATTTTTATTGATGACAGGAATATTAAGGATTACGGCCTTGAATCATTAAGAAAATCGATTGCAGTCTCTCCCCAGAAGACTACTCTCTTTGCCGGTTCCATACGGCAGAATATTCTGTTCCACTACCCTGAAGACGAGCAGGAAAATCTGGATCAACTTATGATCAAGTCAGCTAAAACCGCCAATATTCACGACTTCATATCTGGTCTTCCAGAACGGTATGAAACGAAGATCAATCAGAGGGGAGTCAATCTATCGGGGGGACAGAAGCAGAGGATTTCCATAGCCAGAGCCCTGGCGAAGAAGGCGGCCATACTGATTCTCGATGATTCAACCAGCGCCGTGGATATGACTACTGAGAGAAAGATTCAGGAAGCATTACAGCTGGATGATGCTACAAAGATCATTATCAGCCAGAGAATCAACTCTGTTATAAATGCCGACACCATACTGGTTCTGGAAGATGGAAAGCTGAATGGGATAGGAACACACAGCGAGCTCCTTGAATCCAATGAAATTTACAGAGATATCTATACGTCTCAGACAGAACATCCTGAAGAACAAGGATTGGTGAAAGCATGA